Proteins encoded together in one Streptomyces umbrinus window:
- a CDS encoding TIGR03089 family protein, with protein sequence MNATDRTPADLLRSALATDPARPLVTFYDDATGERVELSVATFANWVAKTANLLQGELAAEPGERVALLLPAHWQTAVWLLACSSVGVVADVGGDPGAADHVVAGPGQFEAGLACSGERVALSLAPLGRRFAQVPAGYADYAVEVPGQGDVFQAYGPVDPEAPSVVVAGAELTGAKVVERARADAPALGLTGPGARLLSALSYDTWEGLSAGLFAPLAVGGSVVLCRNLERVGEDAVAKRIESERVSATAR encoded by the coding sequence GTGAACGCCACCGACCGCACCCCTGCCGACCTGCTGCGATCCGCGCTCGCCACGGATCCCGCGCGCCCCCTGGTGACCTTCTACGACGACGCCACGGGTGAACGTGTCGAACTGTCCGTGGCCACCTTCGCCAATTGGGTGGCCAAGACCGCCAACCTGCTCCAGGGCGAGCTGGCCGCCGAGCCCGGGGAGCGGGTCGCTCTGCTGCTGCCCGCGCACTGGCAGACGGCGGTGTGGCTGCTCGCCTGTTCCTCCGTGGGGGTCGTGGCGGATGTCGGGGGCGACCCGGGTGCCGCCGACCATGTGGTGGCCGGGCCCGGGCAGTTCGAGGCCGGGCTCGCGTGTTCCGGGGAGCGGGTGGCGTTGTCGCTCGCGCCGCTCGGGCGGCGGTTCGCCCAGGTGCCCGCCGGATACGCCGACTACGCCGTCGAGGTGCCCGGTCAGGGGGACGTCTTCCAGGCGTACGGGCCTGTGGATCCGGAGGCGCCCTCGGTGGTTGTCGCCGGGGCCGAGCTGACGGGGGCGAAGGTTGTCGAGCGAGCTCGTGCGGATGCGCCCGCGCTGGGGCTGACCGGGCCTGGGGCTCGGTTGTTGTCCGCTCTTTCCTACGACACGTGGGAGGGGCTGAGCGCCGGGCTCTTCGCTCCGCTGGCTGTCGGGGGGTCCGTGGTGTTGTGCCGGAACCTTGAGCGGGTCGGTGAGGATGCGGTGGCGAAGCGGATCGAGAGTGAGCGGGTTTCGGCTACGGCTCGCTGA